From a single Raphanus sativus cultivar WK10039 chromosome 3, ASM80110v3, whole genome shotgun sequence genomic region:
- the LOC130509823 gene encoding uncharacterized protein LOC130509823 isoform X2, whose amino-acid sequence MDELVETGSYHASIIHCLLLSSQTSFPKTPPFFSKLSFSPFPHPRIYLPRRVVAPSMSQVPPPPPSEQQYPSTIPLSSILPTTLMNPHQTRSSSSTSRASSSAFQEFEFSGLDLPDSVGEFVVSGVLVLQCERVLQLISRFMQARKQKVIMASKLMEMVGC is encoded by the exons ATGGATGAACTTGTTGAAACGGGTTCATACCACGCGTCAATCATTCACTGCCTTCTCCTTTCTTCACAAACATCATTTCCTAAAACTCCTCCCTTCTTCTCAAAACTCTCCTTTTCACCTTTTCCCCATCCCCGGATCTACCTTCCTCGGCGAGTAGTAGCACCGTCGATGAGTCAGGTCCCACCGCCACCACCGTCGGAACAACAATATCCGTCGACCATTCCGCTCTCTTCAATCCTCCCG ACCACTCTCATGAACCCACACCAGACTCGGAGCTCGTCAAGCACCTCAAGAGCGTCATCAAG TGCATTCCAAGAGTTCGAGTTTAGTGGTCTTGATTTGCCGGATTCAGTTGGAGAGTTTGTTGTTAGTGGGGTTCTCGTTCTTCAGTGCGAGAGAGTATTGCAGTTGATTTCACGTTTCATGCAGGCAAGAAAACAGAAAG TGATCATGGCGTCAAAGCTCATGGAGATGGTTGGTTGCTAA
- the LOC108847423 gene encoding xyloglucan 6-xylosyltransferase 2-like, whose protein sequence is MIERCLGPHRCRRIQRALRHLKVTVLCLVLTVVVLRGTIGAGKFGTPEQDLDEIRQHFQTSRKRAEPHRVLEEIQTGVAGGVGGGGGGGGGGEASSSSGDGGGGGSNNYETFDINKIFVDEGEEDKPDPNKPYTLGPKISDWDEQRSEWLAKNPSFPNFIGPNKPRVLLVTGSAPKPCENPVGDHYLLKSIKNKIDYCRLHGIEIFYNMALLDAEMAGFWAKLPLIRKLLLSHPEVEFLWWMDSDAMFTDMAFELPWERYRDYNLVMHGWNEMVYDDKNWIGLNTGSFLLRNNQWALDLLDTRAPMGPKGKIREEAGKVLTRELKDRPVFEADDQSAMVYLLATQRDTWGNKVYLESGYYLHGYWGILVDRYEEMIENYHPGLGDHRWPLVTHFVGCKPCGKFGDYPVERCLKQMDRAFNFGDNQILQIYGFTHKSLASRKVKRVRNETSNPLEMKDELGLLHPAFKAVKVQQNNQV, encoded by the exons ATGATCGAGAGGTGTTTAGGACCTCACCGGTGCCGGAGAATCCAAAGAGCTTTACGCCACTTAAAGGTGACGGTTCTCTGCCTCGTTCTCACCGTAGTCGTCCTACGCGGCACGATCGGCGCCGGTAAATTCGGTACACCCGAGCAAGATCTCGACGAGATACGTCAGCATTTCCAAACATCTCGTAAACGAGCCGAGCCTCACCGTGTGCTCGAAGAAATACAAACCGGAGTAGCAGGCGGAgtaggcggaggaggaggaggaggaggaggaggagaggctTCTTCCTCCTCCGGCGACGGTGGTGGTGGCGGGAGCAATAACTACGAGACGTTTGACATCAACAAGATATTCGTTGACGAAGGAGAAGAGGACAAACCCGACCCGAATAAACCGTACACTCTCGGACCCAAAATATCCGACTGGGACGAGCAAAGATCCGAGTGGTTAGCTAAGAACCCTAGCTTCCCTAACTTCATCGGACCAAACAAGCCACGTGTCTTATTAGTGACAGGTTCTGCCCCCAAACCGTGTGAGAATCCTGTCGGAGACCATTACCTCTTGAAGTCGATCAAGAACAAGATCGATTACTGTAGGCTCCACGGGATCGAGATCTTCTACAACATGGCTTTGCTCGACGCCGAGATGGCTGGTTTTTGGGCGAAGCTGCCGTTGATTAGGAAGCTTTTGCTGTCTCACCCTGAGGTTGAGTTTCTGTGGTGGATGGATAGTGATGCTATGTTTACGGACATGGCGTTTGAGCTTCCGTGGGAAAGGTATAGAGATTATAACCTGGTGATGCATGGGTGGAATGAGATGGTTTATGATGATAAGAATTGGATTGGGTTGAATACTGGGAGTTTCTTGCTTAGGAATAATCAGTGGGCGCTTGATTTGCTTGATACTCGGGCTCCTATGGGTCCTAAAGGGAAGATCCGTGAGGAAGCGGGTAAGGTTTTGACCCGTGAGCTTAAGGATAGACCGGTTTTCGAAGCTGATGATCAGTCTGCAATGGTTTATTTGTTGGCTACTCAGCGAGACACTTGGGGGAACAAG GTATACCTAGAAAGTGGCTACTATCTTCACGGTTACTGGGGGATTCTCGTGGACCGATACGAGGAAATGATAGAGAACTACCACCCGGGTCTAGGCGACCACAGGTGGCCATTGGTGACTCACTTTGTGGGTTGCAAACCCTGTGGGAAATTTGGGGACTACCCTGTTGAACGGTGTCTTAAACAAATGGACAGAGCTTTTAACTTTGGTGACAACCAGATTCTGCAAATATATGGTTTCACTCACAAATCTTTGGCTAGTCGCAAAGTCAAGAGAGTGAGGAACGAGACGAGCAATCCGCTGGAGATGAAAGATGAGCTTGGGTTGCTTCACCCGGCGTTTAAGGCTGTTAAGGTACAACAAAACAACcaagtttga
- the LOC108845998 gene encoding glutathione S-transferase F2-like encodes MAGIKVFGHAASISTRRVLLTLHEKNLDFELVHVDLKDGEHKKEPFLSRHPFGKVPAFEDGDLKLFESRAITQYIAHRYEGQGTNLLQPDSKNLAHYAIMAIGMQVEAHQFDPVASKLAWEHVFKLIYGLTTDQAVVAEEEAKLAKVLDVYEARLKEFKYLAGNTFTLTDLHHVPAIQYLLETPTKKLFTERPRVNEWVAEITKRPASKKILQ; translated from the exons ATGGCAGGTATCAAAGTTTTCGGACACGCTGCTTCCATTTCCACCAGGAGAGTCCTCCTCACCCTCCACGAGAAAAACCTCGACTTTGAGCTCGTCCATGTCGACCTCAAGGATGGTGAGCACAAGAAAGAGCCTTTCCTATCCCGCCAC CCTTTTGGTAAAGTTCCGGCCTTTGAAGATGGAGACCTCAAGCTCTTTG AATCAAGAGCGATTACTCAGTACATAGCTCACCGATACGAAGGCCAAGGAACTAACCTTCTCCAGCCTGACTCCAAGAACCTAGCCCACTATGCAATCATGGCCATTGGAATGCAAGTAGAAGCTCACCAGTTCGACCCAGTGGCTTCAAAGCTTGCTTGGGAACACGTATTTAAACTCATCTATGGCTTGACCACAGACCAAGCCGTCGTTGCCGAAGAAGAGGCTAAGTTAGCCAAGGTCCTTGATGTCTACGAGGCTCGGCTCAAGGAGTTCAAGTATTTGGCTGGTAACACTTTTACTTTGACTGATCTTCACCACGTTCCTGCTATTCAATACTTGCTTGAAACTCCCACCAAGAAGCTCTTCACCGAGCGTCCACGTGTCAACGAGTGGGTGGCAGAGATCACCAAGAGGCCAGCTTCCAAGAAGATCCTTCAGTGA
- the LOC130509823 gene encoding uncharacterized protein LOC130509823 isoform X1: MDELVETGSYHASIIHCLLLSSQTSFPKTPPFFSKLSFSPFPHPRIYLPRRVVAPSMSQVPPPPPSEQQYPSTIPLSSILPTTLMNPHQTRSSSSTSRASSSAFQEFEFSGLDLPDSVGEFVVSGVLVLQCERVLQLISRFMQARKQKGEQAYYLLWHLIGSFCVYLTVFLNCKQ; the protein is encoded by the exons ATGGATGAACTTGTTGAAACGGGTTCATACCACGCGTCAATCATTCACTGCCTTCTCCTTTCTTCACAAACATCATTTCCTAAAACTCCTCCCTTCTTCTCAAAACTCTCCTTTTCACCTTTTCCCCATCCCCGGATCTACCTTCCTCGGCGAGTAGTAGCACCGTCGATGAGTCAGGTCCCACCGCCACCACCGTCGGAACAACAATATCCGTCGACCATTCCGCTCTCTTCAATCCTCCCG ACCACTCTCATGAACCCACACCAGACTCGGAGCTCGTCAAGCACCTCAAGAGCGTCATCAAG TGCATTCCAAGAGTTCGAGTTTAGTGGTCTTGATTTGCCGGATTCAGTTGGAGAGTTTGTTGTTAGTGGGGTTCTCGTTCTTCAGTGCGAGAGAGTATTGCAGTTGATTTCACGTTTCATGCAGGCAAGAAAACAGAAAGGTGAACAGGCATATTATTTACTGTGGCATCTCATTGGTAGCTTCTGTGTTTATCTGActgtttttttaaattgtaagcAGTGA
- the LOC130509822 gene encoding glutathione S-transferase F3-like: MAAIKVFGHPASAPTMRVLLTLHEKNLDFEFVHVDLMGGEHKKEAFLARNPFGQVPAFEDGDLKLFESRAITQYIAHRYEGQGTNLLPADSKNIAHYAIMAIGMQVEAHQFEPVAAKLVSEQVFKLKKGLTTDQAVVAEEEAKLAKVLDVYEARLKEFKYLAGDTFTLTDLHHIPTIKYLLGTPTKKLFTERPRVNEWVAEITKRPASQKILQ, encoded by the exons ATGGCAGCTATCAAAGTTTTCGGACACCCTGCTTCTGCTCCCACCATGAGAGTCCTCCTCACCCTACACGAGAAAAACCTCGACTTTGAGTTTGTTCATGTCGACCTCATGGGAGGCGAGCACAAGAAAGAGGCTTTTCTAGCCCGCAAC CCTTTTGGTCAAGTTCCAGCCTTTGAAGATGGAGACCTCAAGCTTTTCG AATCAAGAGCGATTACTCAATACATAGCTCACCGATACGAAGGCCAAGGAACCAACCTTCTCCCGGCCGACTCCAAAAACATAGCCCACTATGCAATCATGGCCATTGGAATGCAGGTAGAAGCTCACCAGTTCGAGCCAGTGGCTGCAAAGCTTGTTTCTGAACAAGTATTTAAGCTCAAGAAAGGCTTGACCACAGACCAAGCCGTTGTTGCCGAAGAGGAGGCTAAGTTAGCCAAGGTCCTTGATGTCTACGAGGCTCGGCTCAAGGAGTTCAAGTACTTGGCTGGTGACACTTTTACTTTGACCGATCTTCACCACATTCCTACGATTAAATACTTGCTTGGAACTCCCACCAAGAAGCTCTTCACCGAGCGTCCACGTGTCAACGAGTGGGTGGCAGAGATCACCAAGAGGCCAGCTTCCCAGAAGATCCTTCAGTGA
- the LOC108847424 gene encoding uncharacterized protein LOC108847424, protein MMLRKRAEEGGVSLKYLQDLHEKNESFESGNHGVLSVSKPSLEMDNSLHPDIKDRVSFTWKGIICVLASRRFLLWFCTMNQILTPAEILKQRDSKFFPMLMSS, encoded by the exons ATGATGCTTAGGAAACGAGCAGAAGAAGGTGGAGTGTCGCTGAAGTATTTACAGGATCTGCACGAGAAGAATGAGAGCTTTGAGAGTGGAAACCACGGGGTGCTCTCTGTTAGTAAACCGTCTTTGGAGATGGATAACTCTCTCCATCCTGATATCAAGGACCGTGTGTCCTTTACTTGGAAGGGAATCATATGCGTTCTAGCATCCAGAAG GTTCCTGCTTTGGTTTTGCACTATGAACCAAATATTGACTCCAGCAGAGATATTGAAGCAAAGAGACAGCAAGTTCTTTCCAATGTTAATGTCATCATAA
- the LOC108847577 gene encoding uncharacterized protein LOC108847577 — MEFAKAAAAAEPAGSSSASEIPIENQGPVSDPGSESGEPELGSSDPQGVDAEKPVVLTDVPVVMEISPEADANPESDVLATTPTTVAGEVVTDGEKSKAAKKRANKAPWAKLLSQYSQNPHRIMRGPVFTVGRRGCDLSIKDQSMPSTLCEIKQSDHGGPSLATLEITGNGVLVQVNGKCYQKSTCVHLRGGDEVIFSNFGRHAYIFQPLKDENLAAPDRASSVSVCEARGAPLKGVHVETRAGDPSAADGASILASLSKYRNFHLLPPIAKSAKRQQQNPEVPVVPSSCNDCISDTDMNDAADDSNNDHADIASVEKTPPCGADENLNADGSGLDPFQEADGGNPPGSGFEIRPILRLLGEPSSIDIRGISKLLDERREVRELLREYDLSSTISTRRQAFKDSLQGGVLNAQDIDVSLENFPYFLSATTKDVLIASMYVHMNGGSKFAKYASDLSTTCPRILLSGPAGSEIYQEMLAKALAKRFGAKLMVVDSLLLPGGSPSKEAETSKEGSRRERLSMLAKRAVQAAQALQQKKPTSSVDADITGGSTLSSQALPKQEVSTATSKSYTFKAGDRVKYVGPSSSAISSLQGPPLRGPTIGFQGKVLLAFEDNCSSKVGIRFDRPVPDGNDLGGLCEEDHGFFCAASSLRLDGSSSDDADKLAVNEVFEVALSESEGGSLILFLKDIEKSLVGNSDVYATLKSKFENLPENIVVMASQTQLDSRKEKSHPGGFLFTKFGGNQTALLDLAFPDNFSKLHDRSKETPKSLKQITRLFPNKVAIQLPQDETLLSDWKEKLDRDTELLKVQANITSILAVLTKNRLDCPDLGILSIKDQTLPSESVEKVVGWALSHHLMNCAEPTVKDNKLVISADSITYGLQMLHGVQDENKSLKKSLKDVVTENEFEKKLLSDVIPPSDIGVSFDDIGALENVKDTLKELVMLPLQRPELFDKGQLTKPTKGILLFGPPGTGKTMLAKAVATEAGANFINISMSSITSKWFGEGEKYVKAVFSLASKIAPSVIFVDEVDSMLGRRENPGEHEAMRKMKNEFMVNWDGLRTKDRERVLVLAATNRPFDLDEAVIRRLPRRLMVNLPDATNRSKILSVILSKEEIAPDVDLEAIANMTDGYSGSDLKNLCVTAAHLPIREILEKEKKEKTAAEAENRPTPPLYSCTDIRPLTMADFKAAHEQVCASVSTDSSNMNELQQWNELYGEGGSRKKTSLSYFM; from the exons ATGGAGTTTGCAAag GCGGCGGCGGCGGCTGAACCGGCGGGGTCATCGTCGGCGAGCGAGATTCCGATTGAGAATCAAGGACCGGTTTCGGATCCTGGATCTGAATCTGGGGAACCGGAGCTTGGATCCTCTGATCCGCAAGGTGTGGATGCGGAGAAGCCTGTTGTCTTAACTGATGTGCCTGTTGTGATGGAGATCTCTCCTGAAGCCGACGCTAACCCCGAATCCGATGTCTTGGCTACGACACCTACTACTGTCGCAG GTGAAGTGGTGACGGATGGTGAGAAGTCAAAGGCGGCGAAGAAGCGAGCTAATAAGGCTCCATGGGCGAAGCTACTTTCTCAGTATTCTCAG AACCCTCACCGTATCATGAGGGGCCCTGTGTTCACTGTCGGACGCCGAGGATGTGATTTATCTATCAAAGACCAATCTATGCCCAGCACCCTGTGTGAAATCAAGCAGTCTGAT CACGGAGGTCCATCGCTTGCAACTTTGGAGATAACAGGGAATGGTGTTCTCGTTCAGGTGAATGGCAAGTGTTACCAGAAAAGTACTTGTGTTCATCTTCGTGGTGGTGACGAGGTCATCTTCAGCAATTTTGGCAGACATGCTTAT ATATTTCAACCTCTTAAAGATGAAAATCTAGCTGCTCCAGATAGAGCTTCTTCAGTGAGTGTATGTGAAGCTAGAGGTGCACCTCTGAAAGGGGTTCACGTTGAGACAAGAGCAGGAGACCCCTCAGCTGCTGATGGAGCCTCTATACTAGCATCTCTATCAAAGTACCGCAACTTCCATCTCCTACCACCAATTGCCAAATCTGCCAAGAGGCAGCAGCAAAACCCTGAGGTTCCTGTTGTACCTTCCAGCTGCAACGATTGCATCTCAGATACCGACATGAACGATGCCGCCGATGATAGTAACAATGATCATGCTGATATTGCTTCTGTGGAGAAAACCCCTCCTTGTGGTGCCGATGAGAACCTGAACGCTGATGGCAGTGGACTGGATCCTTTTCAAGAAGCTGATGGTGGAAACCCTCCTGGTTCTGGTTTTGAAATTAGACCGATCTTGCGCCTTCTTGGGGAACCTTCTTCAATCGATATAAGGGGCATCTCCAAGTTGCTGGATGAGAGAAGAGAAGTGCGAGAACTCCTTAGAGAATATGATCTTTCATCTACCATATCAACTAGACGCCAGGCCTTTAAGGATAGCCTGCAAGGAGGAGTACTCAATGCTCAAGACATAGATGTTTCTTTGGAGAACTTCCCATATTTTCTAAG TGCTACGACTAAGGATGTTTTGATAGCGTCGATGTATGTCCATATGAATGGTGGAAGTAAGTTCGCTAAGTATGCATCAGACTTGTCTACTACGTGTCCCCGTATCTTGCTCTCTGGACCAGCAG GCTCTGAGATATATCAGGAGATGTTGGCAAAAGCGCTTGCAAAAAGATTTGGGGCCAAACTAATGGTCGTTGACTCCCTTCTGTTGCCTGGG GGATCACCATCCAAGGAAGCTGAAACTTCTAAAGAAGGATCCAGGCGTGAAAGACTATCTATGCTTGCTAAACGAGCTGTTCAGGCCGCACAAGCATTGCAGCAGAAGAAACCAACTTCAAGTGTGGACGCTGATATAACAGGTGGCTCAACATTGAGTTCTCAAGCTTTACCAAAGCAAGAAGTGTCAACAGCAACTTCTAAAAGTTACACATTTAAAGCAG GTGACCGAGTAAAGTATGTAGGTCCTTCATCTTCTGCTATTTCTTCTCTTCAAGGCCCACCCCTTAG GGGACCGACCATTGGGTTCCAGGGAAAAGTACTCCTTGCATTTGAAGACAACTGTTCTTCAAAAGTTGGGATTAGATTCGATAGGCCTGTGCCAGATGGCAATGATCTTGGTGGCCTGTGTGAAGAAGACCACGGCTTCTTTTGTGCTG CTAGCTCACTCCGGTTAGATGGTTCTTCCAGTGATGATGCTGACAAACTCGCCGTTAATGAAGTCTTTGAG GTTGCACTTAGTGAGAGTGAAGGAGGGTCGTTAATACTGTTCCTGAAAGATATTGAGAAGTCGCTGGTTGGGAACAGTGATGTGTATGCAACCTTGAAGAGCAAGTTTGAGAATTTACCGGAAAATATTGTTGTCATGGCTTCACAAACCCAGCTGGACAGCCGAAAGGAGAAA TCCCATCCTGGAGGTTTCTTGTTTACCAAGTTTGGTGGCAACCAGACGGCATTACTAGATCTTGCATTCCCG GATAATTTTAGTAAACTGCATGATAGGAGCAAAGAGACTCCTAAATCACTGAAACAGATAACTCGGCTGTTTCCTAACAAAGTCGCCATCCAGTTACCTCAG GATGAGACTTTGCTCTCGGACTGGAAGGAGAAGCTGGACCGTGATACAGAGCTTTTGAAGGTTCAGGCTAATATAACAAGCATCCTAGCT GTCCTCACTAAAAATCGTCTGGACTGCCCTGACCTTGGAATCTTAAGCATCAAAGATCAAACCCTTCCTTCTGAAA GTGTTGAGAAAGTGGTTGGCTGGGCTTTGAGCCACCATCTTATGAACTGCGCAGAACCTACAGTCAAAGACAACAAGCTTGTTATCTCAGCAGATAG CATTACATATGGCCTGCAGATGTTACATGGGGTTCAGGACGAAAACAAGAGTCTCAAAAAATCCCTCAAG GATGTTGTGACAGAGAACGAGTTTGAGAAAAAACTCTTATCAGATGTCATTCCCCCTAGCGATATAGGTGTGTCCTTTGATGATATTGGGGCTCTGGAGAATGTGAAAGACACACTGAAGGAGTTGGTGATGCTCCCTCTTCAAAGACCTGAGTTGTTTGACAAAGGCCAGCTAACTAAG CCTACGAAAGGTATCCTGTTGTTTGGACCACCTGGTACTGGGAAGACAATGCTGGCAAAGGCAGTAGCTACTGAAGCTGGCGCAAACTTCATCAATATCTCAATGTCCAGCATTACTTCAAAG TGGTTTGGCGAGGGAGAGAAGTATGTTAAAGCTGTCTTCTCTTTAGCAAGCAAGATCGCTCCAAGTGTCATTTTTGTTGATGAG GTTGATAGCATGTTGGGAAGACGTGAGAATCCAGGGGAGCATGAAGCTATGCGTAAGATGAAGAACGAGTTCATGGTAAACTGGGACGGTCTAAGAACAAAGGATAGAGAACGGGTTCTTGTACTCGCTGCTACCAACAGACCCTTTGACCTCGACGAAGCAGTTATTAGACGGCTTCCCCGGAG GTTGATGGTGAATCTTCCAGATGCGACCAATAGATCAAAGATCTTGAGCGTTATTCTTTCTAAAGAAGAAATAGCACCTGATGTTGATTTAGAAGCGATTGCAAATATGACAGATGGCTACTCAGGAAGTGACTTAAAG AATCTTTGTGTAACTGCTGCTCATCTTCCAATTCGAGAAATACtggagaaagaaaagaag GAAAAAACTGCAGCTGAGGCTGAGAACCGTCCAACGCCTCCTTTGTATAGCTGCACAGACATACGTCCATTGACAATGGCAGATTTCAAGGCTGCACATGAACAG GTCTGTGCGAGTGTTTCTACGGACTCATCGAACATGAACGAGCTTCAGCAGTGGAACGAGCTGTACGGAGAAGGTGGGTCAAGGAAGAAGACGTCCTTGAGCTACTTTATGTAG